A single genomic interval of Scylla paramamosain isolate STU-SP2022 chromosome 12, ASM3559412v1, whole genome shotgun sequence harbors:
- the LOC135105909 gene encoding nucleoporin p54-like isoform X12 translates to MTLKKSFLFGNPVTAQPSTAAFGATPFSTNPAPVSSGTGFGLFSNFGGGPPKPHLFGLGNVGGGMTNTGPTASCSLFGTTTTPAQKPFLIAPQTNFAPFGKSTPGAQGPDATQQQGMAGQPDPSLALHLAICTPSYFNNENDEVLRKWNQLQAFWGAGKGYYAPNMPPVEFTPENPYCRFKVVCYARIPSYHNEDGIVQIVIGKSLADLKPLEQNFVSTLNGIFGVAEVVISEMFAAELPDRTNIRLYVQQTLANGEKERATATDVARHMSQPTYTQTLKNLFVLEVLPLVNLTEAQLKEYLDTPQRGIDPALWEQGKRENPDPQKFLPVVKVGFQELQKQFNLQEDHAKKLQASMNNIMDEITQLRHKQTMMKAAIQDAKWKQANLTRRVLKLVSAQEVERKRGVPLDQTEEQIRMRLEDLYMQLMQPTQYRGCLNELMAQMCVKPASSQGGPRYGLVGDMEREVSQYMAWQHDALQAVVGVLKEDLTVVDSMMEEIQCKP, encoded by the exons ATGACccttaaaaaaa GTTTTCTCTTTGGAAACCCAGTCACTGCCCAGCCTTCTACAG CTGCATTTGGTGCAACTCCCTTCTCTACCAACCCAGCTCCTGTCAGTTCAGGAACAG GGTTTGGCTTATTCTCTAACTTTGGTGGAGGTCCACCCAAGCCACATCTCTTTGGCCTTGGGAATGTAGGCGGAGGAATGACTAACACAGGGCCAACAGCCTCTT GTTCCTTGTTTGGCACCACTACAACTCCAGCACAAAAGCCATTCTTAATTGCACCCCAAACCAACTTTGCACCTTTTGG AAAATCAACACCGGGAGCTCAAGGACCAG ATGCTACACAACAGCAGGGTATGGCAGGCCAGCCAGACCCTTCTCTAGCATTGCACCTGGCCATCTGTACACCTTCCTACTTCAATAATGAGAATGATGAGGTTTTGCGAAAATGGAACCAGCTGCAAGCTTTTTGGGGAGCCGGAAAAG gCTACTATGCTCCAAATATGCCTCCTGTTGAGTTTACTCCAGAGAACCCTTACTGTAGGTTCAAGGTGGTATGCTATGCCAGGATCCCCTCCTATCACAATGAAGATGGCATTGTACAGATTGTCATTGGGAAGTCTTTGGCTGATTTGAA ACCCCTTGAACAAAACTTTGTATCCACCTTGAATGGAATATTTGGTGTTGCTGAGGTGGTCATCAGTGAAATGTTTGCAGCTGAACTTCCAGACAGAACCAACATACGATTATATGTACAACAAACCCTTGCAAATG gggaaaaggagagagcaaCAGCTACAGATGTGGCTCGGCATATGTCCCAGCCAACATACACTCAGACACTGAAG AACTTATTTGTCCTGGAAGTTCTCCCTTTGGTGAATCTGACTGAGGCTCAGTTGAAGGAATATTTGGATACTCCTCAAAGAG GTATTGATCCAGCACTGTGGGAACAGGGAAAACGTGAAAATCCTGATCCTCAGAAGTTCCTCCCAGTTGTAAAAGTTGGCTTTCAGGAGTTGCAGAAACAATTTAA CCTTCAGGAAGACCATGCCAAGAAACTGCAAGCCAGCATGAACAACATCATGGATGAAATCACACAGCTGAGACACAAACAGACCATGATGAAAGCTGCCATACAGGATGCCAAGTGGAAGCAAGCTAACCTAACACGGAGGGTGCTCAAG CTTGTGTCAGCACAAGAagttgaaaggaagagaggggttCCCCTTGACCAGACAGAAGAACAAATCCGCATGAGGTTGGAGGACTTGTACATGCAGTTGATGCAGCCCACACAGTATAGA GGCTGCCTGAATGAGTTGATGGCCCAGATGTGTGTCAAGCCTGCAAGCTCCCAGGGTGGACCTCGCTATGGGCTGGTGGGTGACATGGAGCGAGAGGTGTCCCAATATATGGCCTGGCAACATGATGCTCTCCAGGCTGTGGTTGGAGTGCTGAAGGAGGACCTGACAGTAGTTGACAGCATGATGGAGGAAATCCAGTGTAAACCTTAA
- the LOC135105909 gene encoding nucleoporin p54-like isoform X3, with protein sequence MTLKKSFLFGNPVTAQPSTVATLFQIAFIFLYPGSGFGTPSMSSVASQPSFSFGSNTLTQSTAAFGATPFSTNPAPVSSGTGFGLFSNFGGGPPKPHLFGLGNVGGGMTNTGPTASCSLFGTTTTPAQKPFLIAPQTNFAPFGKSTPGAQGPDATQQQGMAGQPDPSLALHLAICTPSYFNNENDEVLRKWNQLQAFWGAGKGYYAPNMPPVEFTPENPYCRFKVVCYARIPSYHNEDGIVQIVIGKSLADLKPLEQNFVSTLNGIFGVAEVVISEMFAAELPDRTNIRLYVQQTLANGEKERATATDVARHMSQPTYTQTLKNLFVLEVLPLVNLTEAQLKEYLDTPQRGIDPALWEQGKRENPDPQKFLPVVKVGFQELQKQFNLQEDHAKKLQASMNNIMDEITQLRHKQTMMKAAIQDAKWKQANLTRRVLKLVSAQEVERKRGVPLDQTEEQIRMRLEDLYMQLMQPTQYRGCLNELMAQMCVKPASSQGGPRYGLVGDMEREVSQYMAWQHDALQAVVGVLKEDLTVVDSMMEEIQCKP encoded by the exons ATGACccttaaaaaaa GTTTTCTCTTTGGAAACCCAGTCACTGCCCAGCCTTCTACAG TTGCAACACTTTTTCAgattgcttttattttcctttaccctGGCTCTGGGTTTGGAACACCTAGCATGAGTAGTGTTGCTTCTCAGCCCA GTTTTAGCTTTGGGAGCAATACTCTAACCCAGTCCACAG CTGCATTTGGTGCAACTCCCTTCTCTACCAACCCAGCTCCTGTCAGTTCAGGAACAG GGTTTGGCTTATTCTCTAACTTTGGTGGAGGTCCACCCAAGCCACATCTCTTTGGCCTTGGGAATGTAGGCGGAGGAATGACTAACACAGGGCCAACAGCCTCTT GTTCCTTGTTTGGCACCACTACAACTCCAGCACAAAAGCCATTCTTAATTGCACCCCAAACCAACTTTGCACCTTTTGG AAAATCAACACCGGGAGCTCAAGGACCAG ATGCTACACAACAGCAGGGTATGGCAGGCCAGCCAGACCCTTCTCTAGCATTGCACCTGGCCATCTGTACACCTTCCTACTTCAATAATGAGAATGATGAGGTTTTGCGAAAATGGAACCAGCTGCAAGCTTTTTGGGGAGCCGGAAAAG gCTACTATGCTCCAAATATGCCTCCTGTTGAGTTTACTCCAGAGAACCCTTACTGTAGGTTCAAGGTGGTATGCTATGCCAGGATCCCCTCCTATCACAATGAAGATGGCATTGTACAGATTGTCATTGGGAAGTCTTTGGCTGATTTGAA ACCCCTTGAACAAAACTTTGTATCCACCTTGAATGGAATATTTGGTGTTGCTGAGGTGGTCATCAGTGAAATGTTTGCAGCTGAACTTCCAGACAGAACCAACATACGATTATATGTACAACAAACCCTTGCAAATG gggaaaaggagagagcaaCAGCTACAGATGTGGCTCGGCATATGTCCCAGCCAACATACACTCAGACACTGAAG AACTTATTTGTCCTGGAAGTTCTCCCTTTGGTGAATCTGACTGAGGCTCAGTTGAAGGAATATTTGGATACTCCTCAAAGAG GTATTGATCCAGCACTGTGGGAACAGGGAAAACGTGAAAATCCTGATCCTCAGAAGTTCCTCCCAGTTGTAAAAGTTGGCTTTCAGGAGTTGCAGAAACAATTTAA CCTTCAGGAAGACCATGCCAAGAAACTGCAAGCCAGCATGAACAACATCATGGATGAAATCACACAGCTGAGACACAAACAGACCATGATGAAAGCTGCCATACAGGATGCCAAGTGGAAGCAAGCTAACCTAACACGGAGGGTGCTCAAG CTTGTGTCAGCACAAGAagttgaaaggaagagaggggttCCCCTTGACCAGACAGAAGAACAAATCCGCATGAGGTTGGAGGACTTGTACATGCAGTTGATGCAGCCCACACAGTATAGA GGCTGCCTGAATGAGTTGATGGCCCAGATGTGTGTCAAGCCTGCAAGCTCCCAGGGTGGACCTCGCTATGGGCTGGTGGGTGACATGGAGCGAGAGGTGTCCCAATATATGGCCTGGCAACATGATGCTCTCCAGGCTGTGGTTGGAGTGCTGAAGGAGGACCTGACAGTAGTTGACAGCATGATGGAGGAAATCCAGTGTAAACCTTAA
- the LOC135105909 gene encoding nuclear pore complex protein Nup54-like isoform X7 — MVAFEISVVDLVLVTLSEIQTLPPIFIMVKHWLSSHTSGSLEQYSIGTTVVAFIFQLPLSCHNMTAQGQAMLWAGVISCAVLQGFSFGSNTLTQSTGSLFGTTTTPAQKPFLIAPQTNFAPFGKSTPGAQGPDATQQQGMAGQPDPSLALHLAICTPSYFNNENDEVLRKWNQLQAFWGAGKGYYAPNMPPVEFTPENPYCRFKVVCYARIPSYHNEDGIVQIVIGKSLADLKPLEQNFVSTLNGIFGVAEVVISEMFAAELPDRTNIRLYVQQTLANGEKERATATDVARHMSQPTYTQTLKNLFVLEVLPLVNLTEAQLKEYLDTPQRGIDPALWEQGKRENPDPQKFLPVVKVGFQELQKQFNLQEDHAKKLQASMNNIMDEITQLRHKQTMMKAAIQDAKWKQANLTRRVLKLVSAQEVERKRGVPLDQTEEQIRMRLEDLYMQLMQPTQYRGCLNELMAQMCVKPASSQGGPRYGLVGDMEREVSQYMAWQHDALQAVVGVLKEDLTVVDSMMEEIQCKP, encoded by the exons ATGGTGGCCTTTGAAATCAGTGTGGTAGATCTTGTTTTGGTTACCCTGTCTGAAATTCAAACTCTCCCACCTATCTTTATTATGGTTAAACATTGGCTGAGTAGTCATACATCTGGCAGCTTGGAACAGTATTCCATTGGTACAACAGTGGTTGCATTCATATTTCAGTTGCCCTTGAGCTGTCATAATATGACAGCTCAAGGACAGGCCATGTTATGGGCTGGAGTAATTAGTTGTGCTGTTCTGCAAG GTTTTAGCTTTGGGAGCAATACTCTAACCCAGTCCACAG GTTCCTTGTTTGGCACCACTACAACTCCAGCACAAAAGCCATTCTTAATTGCACCCCAAACCAACTTTGCACCTTTTGG AAAATCAACACCGGGAGCTCAAGGACCAG ATGCTACACAACAGCAGGGTATGGCAGGCCAGCCAGACCCTTCTCTAGCATTGCACCTGGCCATCTGTACACCTTCCTACTTCAATAATGAGAATGATGAGGTTTTGCGAAAATGGAACCAGCTGCAAGCTTTTTGGGGAGCCGGAAAAG gCTACTATGCTCCAAATATGCCTCCTGTTGAGTTTACTCCAGAGAACCCTTACTGTAGGTTCAAGGTGGTATGCTATGCCAGGATCCCCTCCTATCACAATGAAGATGGCATTGTACAGATTGTCATTGGGAAGTCTTTGGCTGATTTGAA ACCCCTTGAACAAAACTTTGTATCCACCTTGAATGGAATATTTGGTGTTGCTGAGGTGGTCATCAGTGAAATGTTTGCAGCTGAACTTCCAGACAGAACCAACATACGATTATATGTACAACAAACCCTTGCAAATG gggaaaaggagagagcaaCAGCTACAGATGTGGCTCGGCATATGTCCCAGCCAACATACACTCAGACACTGAAG AACTTATTTGTCCTGGAAGTTCTCCCTTTGGTGAATCTGACTGAGGCTCAGTTGAAGGAATATTTGGATACTCCTCAAAGAG GTATTGATCCAGCACTGTGGGAACAGGGAAAACGTGAAAATCCTGATCCTCAGAAGTTCCTCCCAGTTGTAAAAGTTGGCTTTCAGGAGTTGCAGAAACAATTTAA CCTTCAGGAAGACCATGCCAAGAAACTGCAAGCCAGCATGAACAACATCATGGATGAAATCACACAGCTGAGACACAAACAGACCATGATGAAAGCTGCCATACAGGATGCCAAGTGGAAGCAAGCTAACCTAACACGGAGGGTGCTCAAG CTTGTGTCAGCACAAGAagttgaaaggaagagaggggttCCCCTTGACCAGACAGAAGAACAAATCCGCATGAGGTTGGAGGACTTGTACATGCAGTTGATGCAGCCCACACAGTATAGA GGCTGCCTGAATGAGTTGATGGCCCAGATGTGTGTCAAGCCTGCAAGCTCCCAGGGTGGACCTCGCTATGGGCTGGTGGGTGACATGGAGCGAGAGGTGTCCCAATATATGGCCTGGCAACATGATGCTCTCCAGGCTGTGGTTGGAGTGCTGAAGGAGGACCTGACAGTAGTTGACAGCATGATGGAGGAAATCCAGTGTAAACCTTAA
- the LOC135105909 gene encoding nuclear pore complex protein Nup54-like isoform X20, protein MTLKKSFLFGNPVTAQPSTGFSFGSNTLTQSTGSLFGTTTTPAQKPFLIAPQTNFAPFGKSTPGAQGPDATQQQGMAGQPDPSLALHLAICTPSYFNNENDEVLRKWNQLQAFWGAGKGYYAPNMPPVEFTPENPYCRFKVVCYARIPSYHNEDGIVQIVIGKSLADLKPLEQNFVSTLNGIFGVAEVVISEMFAAELPDRTNIRLYVQQTLANGEKERATATDVARHMSQPTYTQTLKNLFVLEVLPLVNLTEAQLKEYLDTPQRGIDPALWEQGKRENPDPQKFLPVVKVGFQELQKQFNLQEDHAKKLQASMNNIMDEITQLRHKQTMMKAAIQDAKWKQANLTRRVLKLVSAQEVERKRGVPLDQTEEQIRMRLEDLYMQLMQPTQYRGCLNELMAQMCVKPASSQGGPRYGLVGDMEREVSQYMAWQHDALQAVVGVLKEDLTVVDSMMEEIQCKP, encoded by the exons ATGACccttaaaaaaa GTTTTCTCTTTGGAAACCCAGTCACTGCCCAGCCTTCTACAG GTTTTAGCTTTGGGAGCAATACTCTAACCCAGTCCACAG GTTCCTTGTTTGGCACCACTACAACTCCAGCACAAAAGCCATTCTTAATTGCACCCCAAACCAACTTTGCACCTTTTGG AAAATCAACACCGGGAGCTCAAGGACCAG ATGCTACACAACAGCAGGGTATGGCAGGCCAGCCAGACCCTTCTCTAGCATTGCACCTGGCCATCTGTACACCTTCCTACTTCAATAATGAGAATGATGAGGTTTTGCGAAAATGGAACCAGCTGCAAGCTTTTTGGGGAGCCGGAAAAG gCTACTATGCTCCAAATATGCCTCCTGTTGAGTTTACTCCAGAGAACCCTTACTGTAGGTTCAAGGTGGTATGCTATGCCAGGATCCCCTCCTATCACAATGAAGATGGCATTGTACAGATTGTCATTGGGAAGTCTTTGGCTGATTTGAA ACCCCTTGAACAAAACTTTGTATCCACCTTGAATGGAATATTTGGTGTTGCTGAGGTGGTCATCAGTGAAATGTTTGCAGCTGAACTTCCAGACAGAACCAACATACGATTATATGTACAACAAACCCTTGCAAATG gggaaaaggagagagcaaCAGCTACAGATGTGGCTCGGCATATGTCCCAGCCAACATACACTCAGACACTGAAG AACTTATTTGTCCTGGAAGTTCTCCCTTTGGTGAATCTGACTGAGGCTCAGTTGAAGGAATATTTGGATACTCCTCAAAGAG GTATTGATCCAGCACTGTGGGAACAGGGAAAACGTGAAAATCCTGATCCTCAGAAGTTCCTCCCAGTTGTAAAAGTTGGCTTTCAGGAGTTGCAGAAACAATTTAA CCTTCAGGAAGACCATGCCAAGAAACTGCAAGCCAGCATGAACAACATCATGGATGAAATCACACAGCTGAGACACAAACAGACCATGATGAAAGCTGCCATACAGGATGCCAAGTGGAAGCAAGCTAACCTAACACGGAGGGTGCTCAAG CTTGTGTCAGCACAAGAagttgaaaggaagagaggggttCCCCTTGACCAGACAGAAGAACAAATCCGCATGAGGTTGGAGGACTTGTACATGCAGTTGATGCAGCCCACACAGTATAGA GGCTGCCTGAATGAGTTGATGGCCCAGATGTGTGTCAAGCCTGCAAGCTCCCAGGGTGGACCTCGCTATGGGCTGGTGGGTGACATGGAGCGAGAGGTGTCCCAATATATGGCCTGGCAACATGATGCTCTCCAGGCTGTGGTTGGAGTGCTGAAGGAGGACCTGACAGTAGTTGACAGCATGATGGAGGAAATCCAGTGTAAACCTTAA
- the LOC135105909 gene encoding nuclear pore complex protein Nup54-like isoform X19: MATPNLSFGAGSMTGTAQTAPGFSFGSNTLTQSTGSLFGTTTTPAQKPFLIAPQTNFAPFGKSTPGAQGPDATQQQGMAGQPDPSLALHLAICTPSYFNNENDEVLRKWNQLQAFWGAGKGYYAPNMPPVEFTPENPYCRFKVVCYARIPSYHNEDGIVQIVIGKSLADLKPLEQNFVSTLNGIFGVAEVVISEMFAAELPDRTNIRLYVQQTLANGEKERATATDVARHMSQPTYTQTLKNLFVLEVLPLVNLTEAQLKEYLDTPQRGIDPALWEQGKRENPDPQKFLPVVKVGFQELQKQFNLQEDHAKKLQASMNNIMDEITQLRHKQTMMKAAIQDAKWKQANLTRRVLKLVSAQEVERKRGVPLDQTEEQIRMRLEDLYMQLMQPTQYRGCLNELMAQMCVKPASSQGGPRYGLVGDMEREVSQYMAWQHDALQAVVGVLKEDLTVVDSMMEEIQCKP; encoded by the exons ATGGCAACTCCAA ATCTCAGCTTTGGTGCAGGAAGCATGACAGGCACAGCACAGACAGCTCCTG GTTTTAGCTTTGGGAGCAATACTCTAACCCAGTCCACAG GTTCCTTGTTTGGCACCACTACAACTCCAGCACAAAAGCCATTCTTAATTGCACCCCAAACCAACTTTGCACCTTTTGG AAAATCAACACCGGGAGCTCAAGGACCAG ATGCTACACAACAGCAGGGTATGGCAGGCCAGCCAGACCCTTCTCTAGCATTGCACCTGGCCATCTGTACACCTTCCTACTTCAATAATGAGAATGATGAGGTTTTGCGAAAATGGAACCAGCTGCAAGCTTTTTGGGGAGCCGGAAAAG gCTACTATGCTCCAAATATGCCTCCTGTTGAGTTTACTCCAGAGAACCCTTACTGTAGGTTCAAGGTGGTATGCTATGCCAGGATCCCCTCCTATCACAATGAAGATGGCATTGTACAGATTGTCATTGGGAAGTCTTTGGCTGATTTGAA ACCCCTTGAACAAAACTTTGTATCCACCTTGAATGGAATATTTGGTGTTGCTGAGGTGGTCATCAGTGAAATGTTTGCAGCTGAACTTCCAGACAGAACCAACATACGATTATATGTACAACAAACCCTTGCAAATG gggaaaaggagagagcaaCAGCTACAGATGTGGCTCGGCATATGTCCCAGCCAACATACACTCAGACACTGAAG AACTTATTTGTCCTGGAAGTTCTCCCTTTGGTGAATCTGACTGAGGCTCAGTTGAAGGAATATTTGGATACTCCTCAAAGAG GTATTGATCCAGCACTGTGGGAACAGGGAAAACGTGAAAATCCTGATCCTCAGAAGTTCCTCCCAGTTGTAAAAGTTGGCTTTCAGGAGTTGCAGAAACAATTTAA CCTTCAGGAAGACCATGCCAAGAAACTGCAAGCCAGCATGAACAACATCATGGATGAAATCACACAGCTGAGACACAAACAGACCATGATGAAAGCTGCCATACAGGATGCCAAGTGGAAGCAAGCTAACCTAACACGGAGGGTGCTCAAG CTTGTGTCAGCACAAGAagttgaaaggaagagaggggttCCCCTTGACCAGACAGAAGAACAAATCCGCATGAGGTTGGAGGACTTGTACATGCAGTTGATGCAGCCCACACAGTATAGA GGCTGCCTGAATGAGTTGATGGCCCAGATGTGTGTCAAGCCTGCAAGCTCCCAGGGTGGACCTCGCTATGGGCTGGTGGGTGACATGGAGCGAGAGGTGTCCCAATATATGGCCTGGCAACATGATGCTCTCCAGGCTGTGGTTGGAGTGCTGAAGGAGGACCTGACAGTAGTTGACAGCATGATGGAGGAAATCCAGTGTAAACCTTAA
- the LOC135105909 gene encoding nucleoporin p54-like isoform X1, translated as MVAFEISVVDLVLVTLSEIQTLPPIFIMVKHWLSSHTSGSLEQYSIGTTVVAFIFQLPLSCHNMTAQGQAMLWAGVISCAVLQGFSFGSNTLTQSTAAFGATPFSTNPAPVSSGTGFGLFSNFGGGPPKPHLFGLGNVGGGMTNTGPTASCSLFGTTTTPAQKPFLIAPQTNFAPFGKSTPGAQGPDATQQQGMAGQPDPSLALHLAICTPSYFNNENDEVLRKWNQLQAFWGAGKGYYAPNMPPVEFTPENPYCRFKVVCYARIPSYHNEDGIVQIVIGKSLADLKPLEQNFVSTLNGIFGVAEVVISEMFAAELPDRTNIRLYVQQTLANGEKERATATDVARHMSQPTYTQTLKNLFVLEVLPLVNLTEAQLKEYLDTPQRGIDPALWEQGKRENPDPQKFLPVVKVGFQELQKQFNLQEDHAKKLQASMNNIMDEITQLRHKQTMMKAAIQDAKWKQANLTRRVLKLVSAQEVERKRGVPLDQTEEQIRMRLEDLYMQLMQPTQYRGCLNELMAQMCVKPASSQGGPRYGLVGDMEREVSQYMAWQHDALQAVVGVLKEDLTVVDSMMEEIQCKP; from the exons ATGGTGGCCTTTGAAATCAGTGTGGTAGATCTTGTTTTGGTTACCCTGTCTGAAATTCAAACTCTCCCACCTATCTTTATTATGGTTAAACATTGGCTGAGTAGTCATACATCTGGCAGCTTGGAACAGTATTCCATTGGTACAACAGTGGTTGCATTCATATTTCAGTTGCCCTTGAGCTGTCATAATATGACAGCTCAAGGACAGGCCATGTTATGGGCTGGAGTAATTAGTTGTGCTGTTCTGCAAG GTTTTAGCTTTGGGAGCAATACTCTAACCCAGTCCACAG CTGCATTTGGTGCAACTCCCTTCTCTACCAACCCAGCTCCTGTCAGTTCAGGAACAG GGTTTGGCTTATTCTCTAACTTTGGTGGAGGTCCACCCAAGCCACATCTCTTTGGCCTTGGGAATGTAGGCGGAGGAATGACTAACACAGGGCCAACAGCCTCTT GTTCCTTGTTTGGCACCACTACAACTCCAGCACAAAAGCCATTCTTAATTGCACCCCAAACCAACTTTGCACCTTTTGG AAAATCAACACCGGGAGCTCAAGGACCAG ATGCTACACAACAGCAGGGTATGGCAGGCCAGCCAGACCCTTCTCTAGCATTGCACCTGGCCATCTGTACACCTTCCTACTTCAATAATGAGAATGATGAGGTTTTGCGAAAATGGAACCAGCTGCAAGCTTTTTGGGGAGCCGGAAAAG gCTACTATGCTCCAAATATGCCTCCTGTTGAGTTTACTCCAGAGAACCCTTACTGTAGGTTCAAGGTGGTATGCTATGCCAGGATCCCCTCCTATCACAATGAAGATGGCATTGTACAGATTGTCATTGGGAAGTCTTTGGCTGATTTGAA ACCCCTTGAACAAAACTTTGTATCCACCTTGAATGGAATATTTGGTGTTGCTGAGGTGGTCATCAGTGAAATGTTTGCAGCTGAACTTCCAGACAGAACCAACATACGATTATATGTACAACAAACCCTTGCAAATG gggaaaaggagagagcaaCAGCTACAGATGTGGCTCGGCATATGTCCCAGCCAACATACACTCAGACACTGAAG AACTTATTTGTCCTGGAAGTTCTCCCTTTGGTGAATCTGACTGAGGCTCAGTTGAAGGAATATTTGGATACTCCTCAAAGAG GTATTGATCCAGCACTGTGGGAACAGGGAAAACGTGAAAATCCTGATCCTCAGAAGTTCCTCCCAGTTGTAAAAGTTGGCTTTCAGGAGTTGCAGAAACAATTTAA CCTTCAGGAAGACCATGCCAAGAAACTGCAAGCCAGCATGAACAACATCATGGATGAAATCACACAGCTGAGACACAAACAGACCATGATGAAAGCTGCCATACAGGATGCCAAGTGGAAGCAAGCTAACCTAACACGGAGGGTGCTCAAG CTTGTGTCAGCACAAGAagttgaaaggaagagaggggttCCCCTTGACCAGACAGAAGAACAAATCCGCATGAGGTTGGAGGACTTGTACATGCAGTTGATGCAGCCCACACAGTATAGA GGCTGCCTGAATGAGTTGATGGCCCAGATGTGTGTCAAGCCTGCAAGCTCCCAGGGTGGACCTCGCTATGGGCTGGTGGGTGACATGGAGCGAGAGGTGTCCCAATATATGGCCTGGCAACATGATGCTCTCCAGGCTGTGGTTGGAGTGCTGAAGGAGGACCTGACAGTAGTTGACAGCATGATGGAGGAAATCCAGTGTAAACCTTAA
- the LOC135105909 gene encoding nuclear pore complex protein Nup54-like isoform X17 codes for MTLKKSFLFGNPVTAQPSTAAFGATPFSTNPAPVSSGTGSLFGTTTTPAQKPFLIAPQTNFAPFGKSTPGAQGPDATQQQGMAGQPDPSLALHLAICTPSYFNNENDEVLRKWNQLQAFWGAGKGYYAPNMPPVEFTPENPYCRFKVVCYARIPSYHNEDGIVQIVIGKSLADLKPLEQNFVSTLNGIFGVAEVVISEMFAAELPDRTNIRLYVQQTLANGEKERATATDVARHMSQPTYTQTLKNLFVLEVLPLVNLTEAQLKEYLDTPQRGIDPALWEQGKRENPDPQKFLPVVKVGFQELQKQFNLQEDHAKKLQASMNNIMDEITQLRHKQTMMKAAIQDAKWKQANLTRRVLKLVSAQEVERKRGVPLDQTEEQIRMRLEDLYMQLMQPTQYRGCLNELMAQMCVKPASSQGGPRYGLVGDMEREVSQYMAWQHDALQAVVGVLKEDLTVVDSMMEEIQCKP; via the exons ATGACccttaaaaaaa GTTTTCTCTTTGGAAACCCAGTCACTGCCCAGCCTTCTACAG CTGCATTTGGTGCAACTCCCTTCTCTACCAACCCAGCTCCTGTCAGTTCAGGAACAG GTTCCTTGTTTGGCACCACTACAACTCCAGCACAAAAGCCATTCTTAATTGCACCCCAAACCAACTTTGCACCTTTTGG AAAATCAACACCGGGAGCTCAAGGACCAG ATGCTACACAACAGCAGGGTATGGCAGGCCAGCCAGACCCTTCTCTAGCATTGCACCTGGCCATCTGTACACCTTCCTACTTCAATAATGAGAATGATGAGGTTTTGCGAAAATGGAACCAGCTGCAAGCTTTTTGGGGAGCCGGAAAAG gCTACTATGCTCCAAATATGCCTCCTGTTGAGTTTACTCCAGAGAACCCTTACTGTAGGTTCAAGGTGGTATGCTATGCCAGGATCCCCTCCTATCACAATGAAGATGGCATTGTACAGATTGTCATTGGGAAGTCTTTGGCTGATTTGAA ACCCCTTGAACAAAACTTTGTATCCACCTTGAATGGAATATTTGGTGTTGCTGAGGTGGTCATCAGTGAAATGTTTGCAGCTGAACTTCCAGACAGAACCAACATACGATTATATGTACAACAAACCCTTGCAAATG gggaaaaggagagagcaaCAGCTACAGATGTGGCTCGGCATATGTCCCAGCCAACATACACTCAGACACTGAAG AACTTATTTGTCCTGGAAGTTCTCCCTTTGGTGAATCTGACTGAGGCTCAGTTGAAGGAATATTTGGATACTCCTCAAAGAG GTATTGATCCAGCACTGTGGGAACAGGGAAAACGTGAAAATCCTGATCCTCAGAAGTTCCTCCCAGTTGTAAAAGTTGGCTTTCAGGAGTTGCAGAAACAATTTAA CCTTCAGGAAGACCATGCCAAGAAACTGCAAGCCAGCATGAACAACATCATGGATGAAATCACACAGCTGAGACACAAACAGACCATGATGAAAGCTGCCATACAGGATGCCAAGTGGAAGCAAGCTAACCTAACACGGAGGGTGCTCAAG CTTGTGTCAGCACAAGAagttgaaaggaagagaggggttCCCCTTGACCAGACAGAAGAACAAATCCGCATGAGGTTGGAGGACTTGTACATGCAGTTGATGCAGCCCACACAGTATAGA GGCTGCCTGAATGAGTTGATGGCCCAGATGTGTGTCAAGCCTGCAAGCTCCCAGGGTGGACCTCGCTATGGGCTGGTGGGTGACATGGAGCGAGAGGTGTCCCAATATATGGCCTGGCAACATGATGCTCTCCAGGCTGTGGTTGGAGTGCTGAAGGAGGACCTGACAGTAGTTGACAGCATGATGGAGGAAATCCAGTGTAAACCTTAA